In Acidimicrobiia bacterium, the genomic stretch CCATCGTTCTGGGCGGCATGACCTTCGCGATGATCCGCTATCGAGATCGAGGCCAGGCTGATCCAAAGCAGATCCACGGCAACGCCAAGCTCGAGGTGCTCTGGACCGCCATTCCGATCATTCTCCTGGCGGGCCTCGCAGTACCCACCGTCCAGGCAATTTTCGACCTCACCGAATGCGATGCCGACGCCATGGAGGTCGACGTCATCGGCCATCAATGGTGGTTCGAGTACCGGTACCCGGAGGAGGGCATCACAACGGCCAACGTCATGGTCATCCCGGCCGGCAAACAAGTCTGTCTCAACATGACCTCCGAAGACGTCCTGCACAACTTCTGGATTCCGAAACTCAACGGCAAGCGCTATCTGGTGCCGGGGCAGCAGACGTTGCTCACCCTCGAGGCCGACCAACCCGGCGAGTACTGGGGCCAATGCGGAGAGTTCTGTGGACTGTCCCACGCCCTCATGCGGGCCAGGGTCAGAGCGGTCGGTCAGACCGACTACGAGGCGTGGGTAGCCAGGATGCAGCAACCGGCCACGCTTCCGGCCGATGGAACCCCTGCTGCAGCGGGCCTCGCCGAATTCAACGGGATTTGCAGCACGTGCCACGTGATCGAGGGTGTGAACCAAATCGACAAGCCGGTGGGGCCGAATTTGACCCACTTCGCCGATCCCTACCGCAATGTCTTTGCGGGCGCCTCACTCGACCGCACCGCCGAGCACATTGCAGAATGGCTGGCCGATCCACCCACCATCAAACCAGGATCGTTCATGCCGAACCTCAACCTGACCTCGGATGAGATCGACGTGCTCGTGGCATTCCTCCAAGGGCTCGACCCGACCAAGGGGAACTAATGGCGAGCACCGCGGCTCCCGCCTCAACCATCTTCCGCCGGCCGAAGCAGACCTCCGGATGGATGAGCTGGCTCACAACGGTCGATCACAAGAAGATCGGCATCATGTACGGGTACTCGGCCTTCTTCTTCTTCATCCTGGGCGGCCTCGAAGCGCTGATTCTCCGGCTGCAGTTGGCGGGACCCAACGGCACCGTCCTCGATGCGAACGAGTACAACGCGATGTTCACGATGCACGGCACCACGATGATCTTCCTTTTCGTCATGCCGGTCGGCGCCGCCTTCTTCAAC encodes the following:
- the coxB gene encoding cytochrome c oxidase subunit II; its protein translation is MTALPLLLASCIEGSPLDSLDPQGPAARRIDELGTPVFWIAGVILAIVLGGMTFAMIRYRDRGQADPKQIHGNAKLEVLWTAIPIILLAGLAVPTVQAIFDLTECDADAMEVDVIGHQWWFEYRYPEEGITTANVMVIPAGKQVCLNMTSEDVLHNFWIPKLNGKRYLVPGQQTLLTLEADQPGEYWGQCGEFCGLSHALMRARVRAVGQTDYEAWVARMQQPATLPADGTPAAAGLAEFNGICSTCHVIEGVNQIDKPVGPNLTHFADPYRNVFAGASLDRTAEHIAEWLADPPTIKPGSFMPNLNLTSDEIDVLVAFLQGLDPTKGN